Proteins co-encoded in one Pseudochaenichthys georgianus chromosome 22, fPseGeo1.2, whole genome shotgun sequence genomic window:
- the lrrc9 gene encoding leucine-rich repeat-containing protein 9 isoform X3, whose translation MIQSEKQKHRGDEEEVKELCMANGVCYEKIRQEGSNVSSLEIFFSGFPRMVGLSFFPRLCQLTIVGQDIKHIEGLERCPLLRELWVVQCDLTGISGLQNCVQLKKIYIYDNHIYEINNLELLINLEVLWLNHNCITQIQGLDMLQNLKELNLADNDIEKIGHNLDPNVGLQNLNLSGNNISSFKELTLLARLPNLRELALKDPTSTPNPVCLLCNYATHVLYYMPGLQLLDTYDVSSKQVKDAAEATVMKKMMYYNMRVHTAQRNLGETRLSLMERKKTMLQLPEDCIRTLNHALKSLERELPASCKKSACTIEDGSTHLVEGSIDRSDITTDISPAMQHKILSKIEAMRERLQLWARRLQEIEAWYERVWTQATSMMEYTVQFLLMELESVGNIRLEEGCSTDAWFTSCCDLLHSRFSPSDFKVHSITGIKVNRIIRIHNSALRLRFEDKLHTLLASEESALSSHRNSKRRLDHLFYVADCENNSEKEDSLCIVEEGFRTSEQNEVLEKDGAIPLSNSLSVAEQPRIERTLRQAIQDSKLNADPIPFRHGQIIVSKVFVGHSTPLRKGDPLDRSRYPRLISVYRNVDAKHRTAVSQERPRSTKTHTGPECSPRRRQWFVFDHELVLPEYIIYFEYISADQEQPHSTGRDETPSNDIILDREVLNMEPVLPPQPKLLSLDDKMLLNVARANILSQITVLSLHGNSLSQLKEISHLTALRHLTISFNEFTHLDDISHMPHLEFLDASYNCLVTLEGLKRLGQLKQLDLRWNKLTKAREDTAVLRKHTPALLRLDTRYNPWNRPEAVRMTILGRLTTLTHLDDMMVAEEEAACAVQMAAGAKVTQASLLALSCTSGDRPRSLSLLSTAQLLCSLSPAPSGLNRELEPDWTAKITSLNFDNQRISKLINLNKLVNLRWASFNDNDISKVEGLESCLKLEELSLNNNNISTLNGISKLHCLNKLSVDGNQLSTLEPLVLEQLPNLSFLSVENNSISSLHGIQRVRSLLELYIGNNQICTSRDIYFLKGLTNLIILDLYGNPLLEKLENYRIYVVFHLPSLKALDGVAVEVMECESAKDMFGGRLTPDMVGEKLGHSNYTDITYLTLQSCSIRMVDLSPADLFCSLHSVNLDHNNLTSFSGLIYLPNIKALCLNYNHIESILPRQKTQAPLTNRQILYSKVHSSGYGQPSSSKGKGETGHTGSLEPLMGSLEVLHLSHNGISNMANLQLSRLTNLKALFLQGNDISQVDGLEGLHQLRELVLDRNRIKALAENSFISQNVLLELHLAENRIRELNYLDPLTELRKLFLGMNKLQDITELEKLEVLSSLTELSVVGNPRLHVGPSAVPQTGWHQRQIR comes from the exons ATGATACAGAGTGAGAAACAAAAGCATCGCGGTGATGAGGAGGAGGTCAAAGAACTG TGCATGGCCAATGGGGTGTGCTATGAAAAAATTCGACAAGAAGGAAGCAATGTAAGCTCCCTGGAGATCTTCTTCTCTGGTTTTCCTCGCATGGTTGGACTTTCCTTCTTCCCAAGGCTCTGCCAGCTGACCATAGTGGGCCAGGATATAAAACACATTGAAGGACTTGAGCGCTGTCCTCTGCTTCGGGAGCTCTGGGTAGTCCAGTGCGACTTGACA GGAATATCTGGACTACAGAATTGTGTACAACTAAAGAAAATCTACATTTATGATAATCATATCtatgaaataaataatttaGAATTGCTGATCAACCTAGAAGTGTTGTGGCTAAACCACAACTGCATAACTCAAATACAG GGCTTGGACATGCTTCAAAACCTCAAAGAATTAAACCTAGCTGACAACGATATTGAAAAGATTG GGCATAACCTTGATCCTAACGTCGGCCTTCAGAATCTTAATCTGTCCGGAAACAACATCAGCTCCTTTAAA GAGCTGACCCTGCTTGCCCGCTTACCCAATCTGAGAGAACTAGCCCTGAAGGACCCCACGTCAACTCCAAACCCAGTGTGTCTGCTGTGTAACTATGCCACACATGTCCTTTACTACATGCCTGGCCTCCAGCTACTTGACACCTATGACGTCTCGAGTAAGCAAGTCAAGGATGCAGCTGAG gcCACAGTAATGAAAAAAATGATGTACTACAACATGCGTGTACATACTGCTCAGAGAAACCTGGGAGAGACCCGGCTGAGTCTAATGGAGAGGAAGAAAACCATGTTACAGTTACCCGAAGATTGCATCAGAACACTCAATCACGCCCTCAAGAGT CTTGAACGTGAGTTGCCGGCTAGTTGCAAGAAGTCCGCCTGCACCATTGAGGACGGATCCACTCACCTGGTTGAAGGGTCAATCGACAGAAGTGACATAACCACTGACATCAGTCCGGCTATGCAGCACAAAATACTCAGCAAGATTGAAGCAATGAGGGAGAGACTACAGCTATGGGCCAGGAGGCTGCAGGA GATTGAAGCCTGGTACGAGCGGGTTTGGACGCAAGCCACAAGCATGATGGAATATACAGTCCAGTTTCTGCTGATGGAGCTGGAAAGTGTTGGAAATATTCGTTTGGAAGAAGGCTGCTCTACTGATGCTTG GTTTACTTCCTGTTGCGACCTCCTGCATTCCCGCTTTTCTCCTTCAGACTTCAAGGTTCACAGCATCACTGGCATTAAGGTCAACAGAATCATCCGCATCCACAACAGTGCTTTGAGGCTTCGCTTTGAGGACAAACTTCACACCCTTTTAGCCAGCGAAGAGTCTGCTCTCTCTTCACA CAGGAATTCCAAACGTCGGCTGGATCACCTGTTCTACGTAGCAGACTGTGAAAACAATAGCGAGAAAGAAGACAGTTTGTGCATCGTAGAGGAAGGCTTCAGAACATCCGAACAGAATGAG GTGTTGGAAAAAGATGGTGCCATACCTTTATCCAACAGCCTGAGTGTGGCTGAACAGCCCAGAATTGAACGCACTCTACGACAGGCCATCCAAGATTCAAAGCTCAATGCGGACCCGATCCCCTTCAGGCACG GTCAGATTATCGTCTCCAAAGTGTTTGTGGGCCACAGCACGCCTCTCCGAAAGGGAGACCCGTTAGACAGAAGCAGATATCCAAGATTGATTTCTGTGTATCGCAATGTGGACGCTAAGCACAGAACTGCAGTCAGTCAAG AGAGACCTCGCTCCACTAAAACACACACTGGTCCCGAGTGCAGTCCCAGGCGAAGACAGTGGTTCGTGTTCGACCATGAGCTTGTCCTGCCCGAGTACATCATCTACTTTGAATATATCAGCGCG GATCAAGAACAACCACACAGCACAGGCAGAGATGAAACTCCGTCCAACGATATAATCCTAGACAGGGAAGTCCTCAACATGGAGCCTGTTCTGCCGCCGCAGCCCAAGCTGTTGAGCTTGGATGACAAAATGCTGCTTAACGTGGCCAGAGCTAACATTCTCAGTCAAATCACT GTGCTGAGCCTTCATGGCAACAGTCTGAGTCAATTAAAGGAGATTTCCCACCTCACAGCTCTACGGCATCTTACCATCAGCTTTAATGAGTTCACACACCTTGATGACATTTCTCACATG CCCCACCTTGAGTTTTTGGACGCGAGCTACAATTGCCTTGTGACTCTCGAAGGGCTGAAGAGGTTGGGACAGCTCAAACAGCTCGACCTGCGCTGGAACAAGTTGACCAAGGCCAGAGAGGACACGGCGGTGCTGAGGAAACACACACCTGCTCTGCTGAGACTGGACACCAGATACAACCCATGGAACCGC CCCGAAGCAGTCAGAATGACCATACTGGGCCGCCTCACGACCCTCACACACCTGGACGACATGATGGTGGCAGAGGAGGAGGCTGCTTGTGCTGTTCAGATGGCTGCTGGAGCCAAAGTTACCCAG GCATCTCTTCTGGCCCTCTCGTGTACCAGCGGTGATCGTCCCCGCAGTCTCAGCCTGCTGTCAACAGCCCAGCTCCTGTGTTCTCTCAGTCCTGCTCCCTCGGGCCTCAACCGAGAGCTGGAGCCAGACTGGACTGCAAAA ATCACTTCCCTGAACTTTGACAACCAGAGGATTTCCAAACTGATAAATCTGAATAAGCTGGTCAACCTTCGCTGGGCTTCCTTTAATGATAATGACATTTCTAAAGTGGAGGGTCTGGAAAGCTGCTTGAAGCTGGAGGAGCTTTccctcaacaacaacaacataagcACACTCAATG GGATATCAAAACTACATTGCCTTAATAAACTGAGTGTAGATGGGAATCAGCTGTCTACTCTGGAGCCTCTAGTCTTAGAGCAGCTGCCCAACTTGTCTTTCCTGTCTGTTGAGAACAACTCTATCAGTTCCCTGCATGGGATCCAGAGAGTCCGCTCCCTACTCGAGCTCTACATCGGCAACAACCAGATTTGTACATCACGAGACATCTACTTTCTAAAG GGATTGACAAACCTCATCATTCTGGACCTTTATGGGAATCCTTTACTGGAAAAGCTGGAAAACTATCGCATTTATGTGGTGTTCCACCTACCCTCCTTAAAAGCTCTAGATGGCGTTGCAGTG GAGGTAATGGAGTGTGAAAGTGCAAAGGATATGTTTGGAGGAAGACTCACCCCTGACATGGTGGGAGAGAAGCTGGGCCACTCAAACTACACAGACATCACCTACCTCACCCTGCAGTCCTGCTCCATCAG GATGGTGGATCTGTCTCCAGCAGACCTGTTCTGTAGCCTGCACAGCGTCAACTTAGACCACAACAACCTCACCTCCTTTTCTGGTCTCATTTACCTGCCTAATATCAAA GCTCTTTGTCTGAACTACAACCACATTGAGTCCATCCTGCCCAGACAGAAGACTCAGGCTCCTCTGACCAACAGACAGATTCTGTACAGCAAGGTTCACTCCAGTGGTTACGGCCAACCGAGCTCATCTAAAGGGAAAGG GGAAACTGGGCACACTGGCAGTCTGGAGCCACTGATGGGCAGCCTGGAGGTGCTGCATTTGAGTCACAATGGCATCTCCAATATGGCCAATCTGCAGCTCAGCAGGCTCACCAATCTTAAAGCACTCTTCCTTCAAG GTAATGATATCAGTCAGGTGGATGGATTGGAGGGGCTTCATCAGCTGAGAGAGCTTGTGTTAGACAGGAACCGGATCAAAGCTCTGGCCGAGAACTCTTTCATATCCCAGAATGTCCTGCTGGAGCTGCACCTAGCAGAGAACCGGATCCGGGAGCTCAACTATCTGGACCCTCTGACGGAGCTCCGCAAGCTCTTTCTTGGCATGAACAAGCTGCAG gACATCACAGAGCTTGAAAAACTCGAAGTTCTTTCTTCGCTGACAGAGCTCTCGGTTGTGGGCAATCCT CGATTACATGTCGGGCCATCTGCTGTGCCTCAAACTGGCTGGCATCAGAGACAAATCCGTTGA